One genomic region from Skermania piniformis encodes:
- the lipA gene encoding lipoyl synthase, translated as MTVVTAGPATPGGRKLLRIEARNAQTPIERKPPWIRTRATMGPEYAELKGLVRREGLHTVCEEAGCPNIYECWEDREATFLIGGDQCTRRCDFCQIHTGRPAPIDRDEPNRVADSVAQMGLRYATITGVARDDQPDGGAWLYAQTVRAIKERIPTAGVELLIPDFDAVPDRLAEVFASRPEVLAHNLETVPRVFARIRPGFRYQRSLDVLSAARDAALVTKSNLILGLGETPDEVTAAMHDLFDAGCDILTVTQYLRPSALHHPVDRWVRPEEFIAHAEAAQAIGFAGVMAGPLVRSSYRAGRLYAQAMARHGRPIPPELAHLTQEGTAAQEAGAVLARLAR; from the coding sequence ATCACTGTCGTGACCGCCGGCCCGGCCACCCCCGGCGGCCGCAAACTACTGCGGATCGAGGCGCGCAACGCGCAGACGCCGATCGAGCGGAAGCCGCCCTGGATCCGAACCCGCGCGACGATGGGGCCCGAGTACGCAGAACTCAAAGGCCTGGTCCGCCGGGAGGGCCTGCACACGGTATGTGAAGAAGCGGGCTGCCCGAACATCTACGAATGCTGGGAAGATCGCGAGGCAACGTTCCTGATCGGCGGGGACCAGTGCACCCGGCGATGCGACTTCTGTCAGATCCACACCGGCCGACCGGCACCGATCGATCGGGACGAACCGAACCGGGTGGCCGACAGCGTCGCGCAGATGGGTCTGCGGTACGCAACGATCACCGGGGTAGCCCGCGACGATCAGCCGGACGGCGGCGCCTGGCTGTATGCGCAGACCGTGCGCGCGATCAAGGAACGGATCCCGACCGCCGGGGTGGAGCTGTTGATCCCGGATTTCGATGCAGTACCGGATCGGCTGGCCGAGGTGTTCGCCAGCCGGCCAGAAGTACTGGCCCACAACCTCGAGACGGTGCCCCGGGTGTTCGCCCGAATCCGTCCCGGGTTTCGATATCAGCGATCGCTGGACGTACTGAGCGCCGCCCGCGATGCGGCACTGGTCACCAAGTCGAACCTGATCCTCGGCCTCGGCGAGACGCCGGACGAGGTCACCGCCGCGATGCACGATCTGTTCGATGCGGGCTGCGACATCCTGACCGTCACCCAATACTTGCGGCCGTCGGCACTGCACCACCCGGTGGACCGCTGGGTGCGCCCGGAAGAGTTCATCGCCCACGCCGAAGCCGCGCAGGCGATCGGCTTCGCCGGGGTGATGGCCGGACCGCTGGTTCGCTCCAGCTATCGTGCCGGGCGGCTGTATGCCCAAGCGATGGCCCGGCACGGCCGGCCGATTCCCCCCGAGTTGGCCCACCTGACCCAGGAGGGCACCGCGGCGCAGGAAGCCGGCGCGGTCCTGGCCCGACTGGCGCGCTGA
- the lipB gene encoding lipoyl(octanoyl) transferase LipB — translation MSAVLGSARADIAPLAVRRLGRIDYAAAWQLQRELAADRAVGRGHDTLLLLEHPSVYTAGRRTAPTDRPLDGTPVIEVDRGGKITWHGPGQLVGYPIVALAEPLDVVAYVRRLEEAIIAVCAGFGLECGRVDGRSGVWLPAGRGPGSGDHRPERKIAAIGVRVQRGVTLHGFALNCDAALGAFDTIVPCGIRDAGVTSLTVETGRPIRVDDVLEPVAMAVADALDGRLRVRPHAVGHAQPAVVGSLS, via the coding sequence ATGAGCGCTGTACTCGGCTCGGCCCGCGCGGACATTGCGCCGCTGGCGGTCCGGCGGCTCGGCCGGATCGACTACGCGGCAGCCTGGCAGCTGCAACGCGAGCTGGCAGCGGACCGGGCGGTCGGCCGCGGTCACGACACGTTGTTGCTGCTCGAGCACCCTTCGGTCTACACCGCAGGCCGCCGTACGGCACCGACCGACCGACCGTTGGACGGCACCCCGGTGATCGAGGTGGACCGCGGCGGAAAGATCACCTGGCACGGTCCCGGACAGCTGGTCGGCTACCCGATCGTCGCACTCGCCGAGCCGCTCGACGTCGTGGCCTACGTGCGTCGGCTGGAAGAGGCAATCATCGCCGTCTGTGCCGGTTTCGGCCTGGAATGCGGCCGGGTCGACGGCCGCTCCGGGGTATGGCTGCCCGCCGGCCGCGGTCCGGGCAGCGGGGATCATCGGCCCGAGCGCAAGATCGCCGCCATCGGAGTCCGCGTGCAGCGTGGGGTGACGCTGCACGGCTTCGCGCTGAACTGTGATGCGGCGCTCGGCGCGTTCGACACGATCGTGCCGTGCGGTATCCGTGATGCCGGAGTCACTTCGCTCACGGTGGAAACCGGTCGGCCGATCCGGGTCGACGACGTGCTGGAACCGGTGGCGATGGCGGTGGCGGATGCGCTCGACGGACGGCTCCGGGTTCGCCCGCACGCCGTCGGCCACGCCCAGCCCGCCGTCGTGGGATCACTGTCGTGA
- a CDS encoding GNAT family N-acetyltransferase: MAAELPQVRDTELTDLPAILELHNAAIAAGTAIWDTEPVDLAERERWLAERRAAGTPVLTATVAGRFAGYAGYRQWWPKAGYRHTMENSVYVAAGHRRSGVASALLAELLARARASGVHAMVAAIESGNVASIALHRNFGFQVVGELPEVGRKFDRWLDLTLMQLTFEARVASEP; this comes from the coding sequence ATGGCGGCTGAGCTGCCACAGGTCCGCGACACCGAACTCACCGATCTCCCGGCGATCTTGGAGTTGCACAACGCTGCTATCGCGGCCGGCACCGCCATCTGGGACACCGAACCGGTCGACCTGGCCGAGCGGGAGCGCTGGCTGGCCGAGCGGCGCGCGGCCGGCACGCCGGTGTTGACCGCGACCGTGGCCGGCCGGTTCGCCGGCTATGCCGGCTACCGGCAATGGTGGCCGAAGGCCGGCTACCGGCACACGATGGAGAATTCGGTCTATGTCGCCGCCGGACACCGCCGCAGCGGCGTCGCGTCCGCGCTGCTGGCCGAGCTGCTCGCCCGGGCCCGGGCGAGCGGGGTACACGCCATGGTCGCCGCCATCGAGTCCGGCAACGTCGCATCGATCGCGTTGCATCGGAACTTCGGGTTCCAGGTGGTCGGTGAACTGCCGGAGGTCGGGCGCAAGTTCGACCGCTGGCTGGACCTGACGTTGATGCAGCTCACATTCGAGGCCCGAGTAGCCTCGGAACCATGA
- a CDS encoding TIGR01777 family oxidoreductase yields MKVVVAGSSGLIGTALTDRLRAAGHHVVRLVRRPPAGPDELGWNPADGRLGPAMLSGADAVVNLCGAGVGDRRWTGAYKQQLRDSRIVPTDVLAAAVAQAGVPTLINASGINYYGHTGDRIVDESAAPGTGFLAGLCVDWEAATAPAAAAGARVVLLRSGLVFAPSGGALGRLRLVYSLGLGGRLGTGRQYLPWISLTDELRAIGFALTSSALRGPANLVGPAPVTNAEFNRALARALGRPAPWRVPQFAVRAALGELADEALLTGPRAIPAALESAGFGFEHNTIGAALDAALHGSEERGSAAHGADGG; encoded by the coding sequence ATGAAGGTCGTTGTAGCCGGCTCCTCCGGGCTGATCGGAACGGCGCTGACCGATCGGTTACGCGCCGCCGGGCATCACGTCGTGCGGTTGGTGCGCCGGCCCCCGGCCGGCCCGGACGAGCTCGGCTGGAATCCGGCCGACGGTCGACTGGGACCGGCGATGCTGAGTGGCGCCGACGCAGTGGTCAATCTGTGCGGCGCGGGCGTCGGCGATCGCCGCTGGACCGGGGCGTACAAGCAACAACTGCGGGACAGCCGGATCGTCCCGACCGACGTGTTGGCTGCCGCGGTAGCACAGGCCGGTGTGCCGACCCTGATCAACGCGAGCGGAATCAACTACTACGGCCACACCGGTGACCGGATCGTGGACGAGTCGGCGGCGCCCGGAACGGGTTTCCTGGCCGGTCTGTGTGTGGACTGGGAGGCGGCGACCGCGCCGGCCGCCGCCGCCGGGGCGCGGGTGGTGCTGCTGCGCAGCGGCCTGGTGTTCGCCCCGAGCGGTGGTGCGCTGGGCCGGCTTCGACTGGTGTACTCGCTCGGGCTGGGGGGTCGGCTCGGCACGGGTCGGCAGTACCTGCCGTGGATCTCGCTCACCGACGAGCTCCGCGCGATCGGTTTCGCGCTCACCTCGTCGGCGCTGCGCGGACCGGCCAATCTGGTCGGCCCGGCCCCGGTGACCAACGCCGAGTTCAATCGGGCGTTGGCGCGGGCCCTCGGCCGGCCGGCACCGTGGCGGGTGCCGCAGTTTGCCGTACGCGCGGCGCTCGGCGAGCTCGCCGACGAAGCCCTGTTGACCGGGCCGCGGGCGATTCCGGCCGCGCTGGAGTCGGCCGGATTCGGCTTCGAGCACAACACGATCGGCGCCGCGCTCGATGCCGCCCTGCACGGTTCCGAAGAGCGCGGTTCCGCGGCGCACGGTGCCGATGGCGGCTGA
- the sucB gene encoding 2-oxoglutarate dehydrogenase, E2 component, dihydrolipoamide succinyltransferase translates to MAISVQMPALGESVTEGTVTRWLKQEGDQVQADEPLLEVSTDKVDTEIPAPASGVLTKIVAQEDDVVEIGGELGVIGDAGDRPAAESTSEPEPEPEPATESTSEPEPEPEPTPTAESRSEPEPSPAEDAPQAAASEPAAADAKAVTMPELGESVTEGTVTRWLKQVGDAVAEDEPLLEVSTDKVDTEIPSPVAGTLLEITAAEDDVVAVGGQLALVGSAAPASDAAPESAPKTEAAPEPTPAPTGSTGDAGPYVTPLVRKLAAEHDVDLTGITGSGVGGRIRKQDVLAAAEAKRAPEPEPAAPAPTTPARPTTPAGRPDLATLRGTTQKANRIRQITAKKTRESLQSTAQLTQTHEVDVTRIAALRARAKSTFAAREGVNLTFLPFFAKAVVEALGMHPNVNASYNEDAAEITYHAGVNLGIAVDTEQGLLSPVIHNAGDLSLAGLARAIADLAERTRSNKLKPDELAGGTFTITNIGSNGALFDTPILVPPQAAMLGTGAIVKRPVVVIDETGAESIGVRSMCFLPLTYDHRLIDGADAGRFLTTIKHRLQEGAFEADLGL, encoded by the coding sequence ATGGCCATCTCCGTCCAGATGCCGGCTCTCGGGGAGAGCGTCACCGAGGGAACCGTCACGCGATGGCTCAAGCAGGAAGGCGACCAGGTTCAGGCCGACGAGCCGCTGCTCGAGGTGTCCACGGACAAGGTGGACACCGAGATCCCGGCGCCGGCCTCCGGGGTCCTGACCAAGATCGTCGCGCAGGAGGACGACGTCGTCGAGATCGGCGGCGAACTCGGGGTGATCGGTGACGCCGGCGACCGACCGGCCGCCGAATCGACGTCGGAGCCCGAGCCCGAACCCGAGCCGGCAACCGAATCGACGTCGGAACCCGAGCCGGAACCCGAACCCACCCCGACAGCCGAATCGAGATCGGAGCCCGAACCGAGCCCGGCCGAGGACGCGCCGCAAGCAGCTGCGTCGGAACCGGCTGCGGCAGACGCCAAGGCGGTGACGATGCCGGAACTCGGTGAGTCGGTCACCGAAGGCACCGTGACCCGCTGGCTCAAGCAGGTCGGCGATGCCGTCGCCGAGGACGAGCCGCTGCTGGAGGTGTCCACCGACAAGGTCGACACCGAGATCCCGTCCCCGGTCGCGGGCACGCTGCTGGAGATCACCGCAGCGGAGGACGACGTGGTCGCGGTCGGCGGACAACTCGCCTTGGTCGGCAGTGCCGCCCCGGCATCCGACGCCGCTCCCGAATCGGCGCCGAAAACCGAAGCTGCTCCGGAGCCGACGCCCGCCCCGACCGGATCGACCGGGGACGCCGGCCCCTACGTGACCCCGTTGGTGCGCAAGCTCGCCGCGGAGCACGACGTGGACCTCACCGGCATCACCGGCTCCGGGGTCGGTGGCCGGATCCGCAAGCAGGACGTGCTGGCCGCGGCCGAGGCCAAACGTGCCCCGGAGCCGGAGCCCGCCGCACCGGCCCCCACCACGCCGGCCCGCCCGACCACCCCGGCCGGCCGACCGGACCTGGCCACGTTGCGCGGGACCACGCAGAAGGCGAACCGGATCCGGCAGATCACCGCGAAGAAGACGCGCGAATCGCTGCAATCCACCGCGCAGCTGACCCAGACCCACGAGGTCGACGTCACGCGGATCGCGGCGCTCCGCGCCCGCGCCAAGTCGACCTTCGCCGCTCGTGAGGGGGTGAATCTGACCTTCCTGCCGTTCTTCGCCAAGGCGGTGGTGGAAGCGCTCGGTATGCATCCGAACGTGAATGCCAGCTACAACGAGGACGCCGCCGAGATCACCTACCACGCCGGGGTGAATCTCGGCATCGCGGTGGACACCGAGCAGGGTCTGCTCTCGCCGGTGATCCACAACGCCGGCGACCTGTCGTTGGCCGGGCTGGCCCGCGCGATCGCCGACCTCGCGGAGCGCACCCGCAGCAACAAACTGAAGCCGGACGAGCTGGCCGGCGGCACATTCACCATCACCAACATCGGCAGCAACGGCGCCCTGTTCGACACCCCGATTCTGGTGCCACCGCAAGCCGCCATGCTGGGTACCGGGGCGATCGTGAAACGGCCGGTGGTGGTCATCGACGAGACCGGTGCCGAGTCGATCGGGGTGCGCTCGATGTGCTTCCTACCGCTCACCTACGACCATCGGCTGATCGACGGCGCCGACGCCGGCCGATTCCTGACCACGATCAAACACCGTCTTCAGGAGGGAGCCTTCGAGGCCGACCTCGGGCTGTAG
- a CDS encoding leucyl aminopeptidase, producing the protein MPSLPEVVLADTLPADAEVLVIGLETTDDGPRALVGDRLSAEAAEQLLDRLVAVGATGKAEESTRIPAPAELGVTSVLAVGLGDPAKRDADQLRRAAGAAARALTGVDVAAATLGSIDLAAAVEGFALGGYEFVEFRATSRPEPAGRRVGRVVLLAEPTPANEAIRDRAYRVAEAVATARDWINTPPNHLYPATFADQAAAAGRELGLDVEVLDEQALADGGYGGIVGVGQGSARPPRLVRLSYAGGGPDAPKIALIGKGITFDTGGISIKPAAGMELMTMDMGGAAAVLATICYAARQQLPLTVVATVPMAENMPSGTAQRPGDVLTQYGGTKVEVLNTDAEGRLILADAIVRAGEDAPAYLIDVATLTGAQMIALGTRTPGVMGTDEFRDRVARISQQIGENGWAMPLPAELRTDLNSRIADLANVTNHRYGGMLSAGLFLREFVPDDVHWVHLDIAGPAYNNGAPWGYTAKGGTGVPVRTLIAVLEDIAAEG; encoded by the coding sequence ATGCCGTCGCTCCCCGAAGTCGTTCTCGCCGACACCCTGCCCGCCGATGCCGAGGTCCTGGTGATCGGCCTCGAAACCACCGACGACGGACCGCGCGCGCTGGTCGGCGACCGGCTGTCGGCCGAGGCGGCCGAGCAGCTGCTGGATCGGCTGGTCGCGGTCGGCGCAACCGGCAAGGCGGAGGAATCGACCCGGATTCCGGCACCGGCCGAGCTCGGCGTGACCAGTGTGCTCGCGGTCGGACTCGGCGATCCGGCCAAGCGGGACGCCGATCAGCTCCGTCGCGCTGCCGGTGCCGCGGCGCGCGCACTGACCGGGGTCGACGTCGCGGCCGCCACGCTCGGCTCGATCGACCTGGCCGCAGCAGTCGAGGGCTTCGCCCTGGGGGGTTACGAGTTCGTCGAGTTCCGGGCCACGAGCCGACCGGAACCGGCCGGTCGACGGGTCGGCCGGGTGGTGCTGCTCGCCGAACCGACCCCGGCGAACGAGGCGATCCGAGACCGCGCGTACCGGGTGGCGGAGGCGGTCGCAACGGCCCGCGACTGGATCAACACCCCGCCGAACCACCTCTACCCGGCTACGTTCGCCGATCAGGCGGCGGCCGCCGGGCGGGAGCTCGGCCTGGACGTCGAGGTGCTCGACGAGCAGGCGCTCGCCGACGGCGGTTACGGCGGCATCGTCGGGGTCGGTCAGGGATCGGCCCGGCCGCCGCGGCTGGTCCGGCTCAGCTACGCCGGCGGCGGTCCGGACGCGCCGAAGATCGCGCTGATCGGCAAGGGCATCACGTTCGACACCGGCGGCATCTCGATCAAGCCCGCGGCCGGTATGGAACTCATGACGATGGACATGGGCGGCGCCGCGGCCGTCCTGGCCACCATCTGCTATGCCGCACGCCAACAGCTCCCGCTGACCGTCGTCGCGACCGTCCCGATGGCCGAGAACATGCCGTCCGGCACGGCACAGCGCCCCGGTGACGTGCTCACCCAGTACGGCGGCACCAAGGTCGAGGTGTTGAACACCGACGCCGAAGGCCGGCTGATCCTGGCCGATGCGATCGTCCGGGCGGGTGAGGACGCGCCGGCGTACCTGATCGATGTGGCGACGCTGACCGGGGCGCAGATGATCGCGCTGGGTACCCGTACGCCCGGCGTGATGGGCACCGACGAGTTTCGCGACCGGGTCGCCCGGATCTCCCAGCAGATCGGTGAGAACGGCTGGGCGATGCCATTGCCGGCCGAGCTGCGCACCGATCTGAACTCCCGAATCGCCGATCTGGCCAACGTCACCAATCACCGCTACGGCGGCATGTTGTCGGCCGGACTCTTCCTGCGCGAGTTCGTGCCGGACGACGTCCACTGGGTGCACCTCGACATCGCAGGACCGGCCTACAACAACGGCGCCCCGTGGGGTTACACCGCCAAGGGCGGCACCGGCGTTCCGGTTCGCACCCTGATCGCCGTACTGGAAGACATTGCCGCCGAAGGCTGA
- the gcvT gene encoding glycine cleavage system aminomethyltransferase GcvT — MAVSELWHGPIQQVHVDLGAAFAPFGGWEMPVSYAGTVAEHNAVRGRVGIFDVSHLGKALVAGPGAAAFVNRVLTADLDRIGPGTAQYTLCCNDSGGVIDDLIAYRVAGDEVFLVPNAANNQAVVAALTAQAPSGVTVTDQHRDFAVFAVQGPESARVLAAAGFPAELPYLGFVDTVWQGRPVRVCRTGYTGEHGYELLPRWSDAEPVFAALLDAVRAAGGEPAGLGARDTLRTEMGYPLHGHELAPDISPLQARCGWAVGWAKPQFWGRDALLAEKAAGPARTLIGLRAVDRGVLRSAQAVLVDGAPIGQTTSGTFSPSLQVGIALALVDPDAAPEFGAEAEVQARGRRLRCVVVKPPFVQVKTRQ, encoded by the coding sequence GTGGCTGTGAGCGAGCTGTGGCACGGACCCATCCAGCAGGTACACGTCGACCTCGGTGCGGCGTTCGCTCCGTTCGGCGGGTGGGAGATGCCGGTGTCGTATGCGGGCACGGTCGCCGAACACAATGCGGTGCGCGGCCGGGTCGGCATCTTCGACGTATCGCACCTGGGCAAAGCGCTGGTTGCGGGCCCGGGCGCGGCCGCATTCGTCAATCGCGTGCTGACCGCGGACTTGGACCGGATCGGCCCCGGCACGGCGCAGTACACGCTGTGCTGCAACGACTCCGGCGGGGTGATCGACGACCTGATCGCCTATCGGGTGGCCGGCGACGAGGTGTTCCTGGTGCCGAACGCGGCGAACAACCAGGCGGTCGTCGCGGCGCTGACCGCCCAGGCGCCCAGCGGCGTCACCGTGACCGACCAGCATCGTGACTTCGCCGTGTTCGCGGTACAGGGGCCGGAGTCGGCGCGGGTGCTGGCTGCTGCCGGTTTCCCGGCCGAGCTGCCGTATCTCGGATTTGTCGACACCGTCTGGCAGGGGCGCCCGGTCCGGGTGTGCCGCACGGGCTACACCGGCGAGCACGGCTACGAGTTGTTGCCGCGTTGGTCCGACGCGGAACCGGTGTTCGCGGCGCTCCTCGACGCGGTACGCGCCGCCGGTGGAGAACCGGCCGGCCTCGGCGCCCGGGACACGCTGCGCACCGAGATGGGGTACCCGTTGCACGGGCACGAACTCGCACCGGACATCTCGCCGCTGCAGGCCCGCTGCGGCTGGGCGGTCGGCTGGGCCAAGCCGCAATTCTGGGGGCGGGATGCGTTGCTCGCGGAAAAGGCGGCGGGTCCCGCGCGCACGCTGATCGGCCTGCGTGCCGTCGATCGCGGGGTGCTCCGGTCGGCGCAGGCGGTGCTGGTCGACGGCGCGCCGATCGGACAGACGACCTCGGGCACCTTTTCCCCGAGCCTGCAGGTCGGGATCGCTCTCGCGCTGGTCGACCCGGACGCGGCACCGGAGTTCGGCGCCGAGGCCGAGGTCCAGGCACGCGGCCGCCGATTGCGCTGCGTCGTGGTGAAGCCACCGTTCGTCCAGGTCAAAACCAGACAATAG
- a CDS encoding branched-chain amino acid aminotransferase produces MTTAVDFVRAPHPAPTTAERRAEILAAPGFGRYLTDHMVSIDYTRDGGWGPGRVEPYAPITLDPAAMVLHYGQAIFEGLKAYRQPDGSIASFRIDANARRLQRSAQRIAMPELPTELFVESVRQLLAVDHAWVPAAGGEDSLYLRPFMFATEAGLGVRPAGNYRYLLIASPAGAYFPRGVKPVRVWLSTEYVRAAPGGTGAAKFAGNYAASLVAQAQAAEEGCDQVVWLDAIEHRYVEEMGGMNLFFVFGAGAQAKLVTPELSGALLPGITRDSLLTLAADSGIAIEERRIGTDEWRSKASSGEITEVFACGTAAVITPVGAVCSADGEFTIADGEPGEVTMALRDTLTGIQRGTFADTHGWVTRLY; encoded by the coding sequence ATGACCACCGCCGTCGACTTCGTCCGCGCTCCGCATCCTGCCCCGACCACGGCGGAGCGGCGGGCGGAGATTCTGGCTGCGCCCGGCTTCGGCCGCTACCTGACCGACCATATGGTGTCGATCGACTACACCCGCGACGGTGGTTGGGGACCGGGTCGGGTCGAACCTTACGCGCCGATCACGCTCGATCCGGCGGCGATGGTATTGCACTACGGGCAAGCCATCTTCGAGGGACTCAAGGCCTACCGGCAGCCCGACGGCAGCATCGCCTCGTTCCGGATCGATGCCAACGCGCGTCGGCTGCAGCGGTCCGCGCAGCGGATTGCCATGCCGGAGTTGCCGACCGAGTTGTTCGTCGAATCGGTGCGGCAGTTGCTCGCCGTGGACCATGCCTGGGTGCCCGCGGCCGGTGGCGAGGACTCGCTCTACCTGCGACCGTTCATGTTCGCCACCGAGGCCGGTCTCGGGGTACGACCGGCGGGGAACTATCGGTATCTGCTGATCGCCTCGCCGGCCGGGGCCTACTTTCCGCGCGGCGTGAAGCCGGTGCGGGTGTGGCTGTCCACCGAGTACGTCCGGGCGGCGCCGGGCGGAACCGGGGCGGCCAAGTTTGCCGGGAACTACGCCGCTTCGTTGGTCGCCCAGGCCCAGGCGGCCGAGGAGGGTTGCGACCAGGTGGTCTGGCTGGACGCGATCGAGCACCGGTATGTCGAGGAGATGGGCGGGATGAACCTGTTCTTCGTCTTCGGTGCCGGCGCCCAGGCAAAGCTGGTCACCCCGGAACTGTCCGGCGCACTGCTGCCCGGCATCACGCGGGACTCCCTGCTCACCCTGGCCGCAGACTCCGGGATCGCCATCGAGGAACGCCGAATCGGTACCGACGAGTGGCGGTCCAAGGCGAGTTCCGGCGAGATCACCGAGGTGTTCGCCTGCGGCACCGCGGCAGTGATCACCCCGGTCGGGGCGGTCTGTTCCGCCGACGGCGAGTTCACCATCGCAGACGGTGAGCCGGGGGAAGTGACCATGGCGTTGCGGGACACGCTCACCGGGATCCAGCGCGGCACCTTTGCCGACACCCACGGTTGGGTGACCAGGCTGTACTGA